Within Pseudodesulfovibrio senegalensis, the genomic segment TATCAATTCTACAAAATGCCCGAACTCCTTCTGATACGCAGCTATGGAACTCATGACATTATCAATCTGGGCCATATTGTTCCTGTTGGCAAAACGCGTCTTCAAATCCTTGCCCAACGTCAACAGCTGCTCGATATCCTTTTTGTTTTTAAGCAAAAAGGATTCCTTGCCGGAAATGATAACTTCCTTTTCGTTCTTTCGGGCATCAAGGAACCACTTGATCATACGATTCGCGTCGTCAGCCTTGGTAATCTTATCATTCAAAGCCTGCTGAGAGGCCGTTCCGGTCCTTCGCAACGAGGCCAACTGCTTTTTCTGGTCTTCACGCAAGGCCTCGATCTCGGTCAAGGCTGTCCGGGCATGTTCACGCATGGCAGCCATGGCTGTGTTCTTCTGCCCCTCCATGGCCACATACCCACTAAACTCCTCGGCGTATTTCTGAACAGCGCCTTTCACGGAATCCATCTGCTTTTTGTTCAATTCCTGATCAAACTTATTTCGAGTCTGCGTCACTTGCGCATTCAATTTCTTCAGCGCCTCTGCGTGCTCGTCCAGATATTTCTCATCCTTACGCTGCATGTAATTCTTTTCCACGACACGGGCCTCAAGAATGAACCGCACCAGTCGGTTCACATCGTCAGCCTTGTCAACCCTGTCCTGAACCCCATGCAAGCTTTGATAGCCAATAACTGCCACCAAAAGCGTCAACAATAAGACAAGACCGAACCCCAAGCCCAGCTTCAGGCCCAAGCGCATGTTTTTCAACATATCGAATACCCCCTGTAATTGGCGTTGAATATTGAGGGATACTGTACCGTGAAGAAAAACTTCAAACAGTATTTTTTTATCGAAACATTAAAATTATAACGTTATCTAATACCTTTTGATATCAACTGCCGCATTCACCCAAAAAAACGAAAAAACAAAAAACATGTTGACATATGACGCCCCCCCTTATAGACATTTTCTCCGCGTCGGGATGTAGCGCAGTTTGGGAGCGCACTTGAATGGGGTTCAAGGGGTCGGAGGTTCAAATCCTCTCATCCCGACCAAAACAAGCCTGAACCCCGAAGGGACTGGAGAAATCCAGTCCCTTCTTTTACAAGCCTTCATAGCTCAGTAGGTAGAGCGCATCCTTGGTAAGGATGAGGTCAGCAGTTCAACTCTGCTTGAAGGCTCCAGAAATCAAAAAGCCCTTTCTCTTGCGAGAAAGGGCTTTTTACATTGTTGCTTCACCAGTCGATCATAATCGATCGACCAGAACCCAAAACACGAATGCTCCCACGAACAGACGTACGACATGTCCCACATGAAAATGGTACCCCACATCCACGAAGAACATGAACAGGACAGACGCCACAAAAAGGACCAGGATAATTTTTCGGAACGTATTCAAACGCAAAAGATTCATTGTTGCTCCGTAATGCCTTATCAACCAGTACGCGAAGAATCATCACTCTTGCCAAATTCACGCAAGCCTTCAGCAAGAGCACGCAATTTCCTGTCAACCATTTCAAATACCGAATTTTTCGTATAACCAGCCTTTGTTCGCTTACCGGCTTTCCTGCCGGTCAGCAACTCAATCCCCTGGTCAATGGACGACACGGCCCACACATTGAATTGCCCCTGTCGTATGGCTTCGACGACCTCATGGCGAAGCATGAGATCCTTGACGTTGGGCTTGGGAATCATGACTCCCTGACTTCCGGTGAGTCCACTTTTCTTGCAACAGAGAAAGAACCCCTCGATCTTTTCATTGACTCCGCCGATAGGCTGAATCTGGCCGCGCTGATTCACTGATCCGGTAACCGCAATGTCCTGACGCAGGGGCACGTCCGCCAAACTGGACAGCAACGCGTACAATTCGGTGGAGGAAGCCGAATCTCCGTCAATTCCACCATAGGCCTGTTCAAAGGCAATGCTCGCGGCAAGAGTCAATGGCTTGTCCTGGGCAAACATGCTGCGCAGGTATCCTGACAGAATCTGCATGCCCTTGTTGTGAATCGGCCCGGAAAGTTCGGATTCACGCTCAATATTGATGATGCCGTCCTTGCCCATGGAGGTAACGGCCGTGATGCGCGAGGGTTTACCGAACATGTAATCCCCGAATGAATATACGGCCAACCCGTTTATCTGGCCGACAACCTCCCCTTCCACGTCCACGAAAAGGCTGCCGCGATCGATCATCTCCTGCAACCGCTCTTCCACGCGGTTGGCCCGATAGACTGCATCATCAAGCGCCTGCAACACATGGCGGTCTTCCACCGTTTCGGCATTATCCATTTTGGCCTGATAATCCGATTCCACCAGCAAGTCTGCCAGCCGAGGAAATGCGGCCGACAACTTTTCTTTTCGCCCCGACAACCGGACAAGATGTTCCAATACAGCAGCCACGGCTGTTGAGGAAAACGGTCGAATCTCGCGCTTTTCCACCTCGGAACGCACAAAACGCGCAAGCTGCTCCACCACGCGATCATTGCGATCCATTGCTGTATCAAAATCAACCCGGGCCTTGAATATCTTGTGCATATCCGGATCATAGTGGCGCAACAGAGCCCACAAACGATTGTCTCCCAACACCACCACCTTGACGTTCATGCCGATACGTTCGGGTTTCAATCCGGTGGCGGTTATGAAGTAATAGGGATCATAGGTTTCAATCTCGATCTGTTCGGTTTTCAGGGATCGTTTCAATGTCGACCAAACACCGGGTTCCATGATGGCATCCAAAAGGTTGATCACCAGATAACCACCGTTGGCCTTGACAAAAGACCCTGCCTTGATCTTGGTGAAATCGGTTCGCCACCCTCCGGCCCTATCCATAACCCGCTCAATGCTTCCAAAGAGGTTCCGATACGTTGGATACGACTCGATGATCACCGGCGGCCCTTCCTGCTCGGAATTATCCACCAGAAGATTAACGGCATAGGGACGCAAAATGTGCTCAGGAGAAACACCAGGCATTACCATCCCGGGCAGCGGACCCTTTTGTGGCACTCCAAGGGTCTTTATTTCATCAAGATGCTCGACCATGTTTTCAAGAACGCTATCGAGAAAACGGGCCACTTTTTCTTCCTGAAACTCATGACGCA encodes:
- a CDS encoding Lon protease family protein is translated as MAGRNSQLKVSLDQLRWTMSPDALPFESTAELEPLTEIIGQERGVQAFRFGIGMDKKGYNLFVTGEPGTGRMAMIRKLLAELNRHGEVPNDLCYVNNFKHSEEPLLLRLEAGKGNLFKKRMHEFTEGIKQEVPQLFESEEYIARKNELAEAHEKQVMGFYKAIEEKVKDTGLVMVRMQMGPLQRPDIVPLVDGEPKRLIQLEEMVENGRFPREEFERLREKRKELKEEIDHIVQEIKELHKAVGKKHEEVDRLMFMNLAEEILLPLRHEFQEEKVARFLDSVLENMVEHLDEIKTLGVPQKGPLPGMVMPGVSPEHILRPYAVNLLVDNSEQEGPPVIIESYPTYRNLFGSIERVMDRAGGWRTDFTKIKAGSFVKANGGYLVINLLDAIMEPGVWSTLKRSLKTEQIEIETYDPYYFITATGLKPERIGMNVKVVVLGDNRLWALLRHYDPDMHKIFKARVDFDTAMDRNDRVVEQLARFVRSEVEKREIRPFSSTAVAAVLEHLVRLSGRKEKLSAAFPRLADLLVESDYQAKMDNAETVEDRHVLQALDDAVYRANRVEERLQEMIDRGSLFVDVEGEVVGQINGLAVYSFGDYMFGKPSRITAVTSMGKDGIINIERESELSGPIHNKGMQILSGYLRSMFAQDKPLTLAASIAFEQAYGGIDGDSASSTELYALLSSLADVPLRQDIAVTGSVNQRGQIQPIGGVNEKIEGFFLCCKKSGLTGSQGVMIPKPNVKDLMLRHEVVEAIRQGQFNVWAVSSIDQGIELLTGRKAGKRTKAGYTKNSVFEMVDRKLRALAEGLREFGKSDDSSRTG